One genomic region from Drosophila busckii strain San Diego stock center, stock number 13000-0081.31 chromosome 3R, ASM1175060v1, whole genome shotgun sequence encodes:
- the LOC108601552 gene encoding sulfhydryl oxidase 1, translating into MVAALLEPSLYSEQDNIRALDNSSLELQLLQSPKCALVEFINYFCGDCRRYAPSFKRLAAQLYNWQRVIEVYAVDCAQERNVRICREFNISSTPTLRFYAPHFQRSEQQLGVAISSLQTESILQQLTELLANITYTHASQPNFAPISSVEAAQALLSSCQTEQLALVHSSVAKRIILELLPWSMLSVRALAQPQLFDSLGLDGNQTKLCIVNCAGQAAALPLANNSVAAYLASISDLLRARGFAPLPALPLSNSSAHSSDEFYLNAEQSALLAHVLHSPPRVYRADLEQAIDKLLHIELPKVRLFQGDSLLALQRLLHLLQLHNPLNRSGKLLLQQLHAFVSCHNASSELSGLALQLRVLQLQQQLPKIFKAQRYVGCVASQPLLRGFTCALWTLFHYLSVQSARAQTLPGGVFLASVHGFVKHFFGCSNCVQHFLAMAERRQLFAVRQRDAEVLWLWQAHNEINQRLAGDSTEDPKFPKQQFPSYSECSNCRESKSQNASWLPSQVLAFLQDFYSEQKLSNYGLPTTNGYD; encoded by the coding sequence ttgctgcactgCTTGAGCCAAGTCTGTATAGCGAGCAGGACAATATTCGTGCGCTGGACAACAGCAgcttggagctgcagctgctgcaatcgCCCAAGTGTGCGCTAGTGGAGTTTATCAATTATTTCTGCGGCGACTGCAGACGCTATGCGCCCAGCTTCAAGCGCCTAGCTGCGCAGCTCTACAACTGGCAGCGCGTGATTGAAGTTTACGCTGTGGACTGCGCGCAGGAGCGCAATGTGCGCATTTGCCGTGAGTTTAACATAAGCTCAACGCCTACGCTGCGCTTCTATGCGCCGCACTTTCAacgcagcgagcagcagctgggcgTGGCTATCAGCAGCTTGCAAACGGAGAGCATATTGCAGCAGTTAACTGAGCTGCTAgcaaatattacgtatacgcatgcGTCGCAGCCTAACTTTGCGCCCATTAGCAGTGTCGAGGCAGCTCAAGCGCTgctaagcagctgccaaaCTGAGCAGCTAGCGCTTGTACATAGCTCCGTGGCTAAGCGCATTATATTGGAGCTGCTGCCTTGGTCCATGCTGAGCGTGCGTGCATTAGCTCAGCCGCAGCTATTCGACAGCCTTGGCTTGGATGGCAACCAAACTAAGTTATGCATAGTAAACTGTGCGggtcaagctgcagctttgccgCTTGCCAACAACAGCGTCGCTGCTTATTTGGCAAGCATCAGCGACTTGCTGCGTGCTCGCGGCTTTGCGCCTTTGCCTGCTTTGCCTTTGAGCAACAGCTCAGCGCACAGCTCCGACGAATTTTACTTAAATGCTGAGCAGTCCGCGTTACTCGCGCATGTGCTGCACTCGCCGCCGCGTGTTTATCGCGCTGATCTGGAGCAAGCCATTGATAAGCTGCTGCACATTGAGCTGCCCAAGGTGCGTTTATTTCAAGGCGACAgtttgctggcgctgcagcgtctgctgcacttgctgcagctgcacaatCCGCTCAATCGCAgtggcaagctgctgctgcaacagttgcacgCCTTTGTTAGTTGCCACAATGCGTCAAGCGAGCTGAGCGGCTTGGCGCTGCAGTTGCgcgtgctgcagctgcagcagcaattgcccAAAATCTTCAAAGCTCAGCGTTATGTTGGCTGCGTCGCCtcgcagccgctgctgcgcgGCTTTACTTGCGCGCTCTGGACGCTATTTCATTATCTTAGCGTGCAGTCAGCCAGGGCGCAGACTTTGCCAGGCGGCGTCTTCTTGGCCAGCGTGCACGGCtttgttaagcatttttttggctgctccAATTGCGTGCAACACTTTTTGGCCATGGCCGAGCGTCGTCAGTTGTTTGCAGTGCGCCAGCGAGATGCAGAAGTGCTTTGGCTATGGCAAGCGCATAACGAGATTAATCAGCGCTTAGCTGGCGACAGCACCGAGGATCCCAAGTTTCCCAAACAGCAGTTTCCCAGCTACAGCGAGTGCAGCAATTGCCGCGAGTCCAAATCACAAAATGCCAGTTGGCTGCCGTCGCAGGTGCTCGCGTTTCTGCAGGACTTTTATAGCGAACAAAAGCTGAGCAATTATGGACTGCCCACAACAAATGGATATGATTAA